From the genome of Pelosinus fermentans DSM 17108:
ATAAAGTAGTCCTTAATATGGGAAAATCATCCGTGATAGGATTCAGCACGCGAATGGCACGATGTAGGACATGATCATCTGCAATATTTAATTTATCCAATACTTGCGGATGAGTAAAACTCAAAGAAATAATTTCATCCAAACCCGCTCCTGTTAAAATTGTTTTTATTACATCAACAATCGACTGGGCATATTCTTGCCCACCACGTAAAATATTACCATCAGGAGTTGTTGTAGGGATTTTATTATAACCATAAATTCGAGCAATTTCTTCACATATGTCAGGCTGATACTGTACATCGTTGCGCCATGTAGGCACATTCACAATTACTTTATCACTTTCAGAATGTGTATCAATTGCAAATTCCAAACTTCGTAAAATATTCAGCATTTCACTTTTACTAATATCTGTACCTAGATAAGCATTTACCTTCTGGGGGATAAAGCTAACCTGGCGCGGCAGTACCATGGTAGGATAGCTGTCCACAAGTCCTGGACATACCTTACATGCTCCCATATCTTCTAATAACTTAGCTGCTCTATCTAGAGCACGAATGCTATTAACCGTATCTACACCTCTTTCAAATCTTCCTGATGCTTCTGAACGCAAACCAAGAGCCTTTGAAGTACGGCGTATACTTACTCCGTTAAAAGAAGCTGCTTCTAATATTACATTTTGAGTATTATTAGTGACTTCTGTAGCTAACCCTCCCATTACACCTGCGATCCCTACAGCTTGTACTTGATCCGCAATTACCAACATATCAGAAGTGAGTTCACGCTTAATTCCATCTAACGTTGTAATCTTTTCACCAGATTGTGCTTTTCGCACTGTCAAGCTATGTTTTGAAACCAAATTATAATCATAAGCATGCATTGGCTGTCCCATTTCCAACATAACGTAGTTGGTTACATCAACTATGTTATTAATGGATCGCATTCCCACAGCCTGCAAACGGTGTTTTAGCCATTTTGGTGATGGGCCAACCTTAACATTTTGCAACACCCTTGCAGCAAACCGAGAACATAACGAAGGCTCTTCAATAGCAACCTTTACTAAACTAGCAGACTTTTCCGCTGCGGTCTCATGTAAGTGAATCATTGGTTTTTTTAACGTACTGCCTGTCAAAACTGCAACTTCTCGGGCTAAACCAATTACACTAAAACAATCTGCCCGATTTGCCGTTAATTCAAATTCTAGAACTACATCATCCATCCCCAACGCTTTTTTGATATCAACACCAACAGCTGTGTCTTCAGATAAGATATAAATACCTTCTTTTTCCTTTGCAGACAACAACTTACTGTCAATATTCAATTCTGCCGTAGAACACAACATGCCATACGACATTACACCGCGCAATTCACTTGCTTTAATTTCCAGCCCACTTGGTAACTTAGCACCAACTAAAGCTACCGGAACAATATTTCCCACTGCAATGTTGTTTGCTCCAGTGACAATAACCAGAACTTCAGTTCCAACATCTAGTTTACAGATGGACAATTTCGTAGCATTAGGATGCTTTTCTACTTCAAGAATCTTACCAGTTACAATCTTTTCAATATCTTTACCTAAGTAGCTAATTCCTTCCACCGGAATACCAGCCATTGTTAGCATCTCTGCTAATACTTCGGGTGTTTGTGAAAATTCAACATACTCTTTTAGCCATTTTATTGGTGCTTGCATACCCATCCCCCTTTAAGATTGTATATCATTATTTTCTTACTAAAACTGTTTTAAGAAACGTAAATCATTCTCATAAAATAACCGTAAATCATCAATACCATATAGTAGCATTGCAATTCGTTCTACGCCCATACCAAAAGCAAAACCACTCACTTGTTCTGGATCAAATTTACTCATCTCAAGTACGCGAGGATGTACCATTCCCGCACCTAATATTTCTAGCCAGCCAGTGCCAGAGCAAACTCGACATCCTCCACCACTACACATAACACAAGAAATATCTACTTCTGCACTAGGCTCAGTGAAAGGAAAGAAACTAGGACGAAAACGCACGCCAACATCTTTGCCAAAAATTTCATGAATAAACAATTCTAGAGTTCCTTTTAAATCAGCAAAGCTAATATTTTTGTCAATTACTAGCCCTTCTACTTGGTGGAACATCGGAGAATGAGTTGCATCATAATCACGACGATATACTTTTCCAGGTGCTATGATACGAATAGGTTGATTTGGTACTGCTGCCTGCATAGTACGAACTTGTACAGGTGAAGTATGAGTACGCATTAAAAACTCTTCTGTAATATAGAAAGAATCTTGCATATCCCGTGCAGGGTGATCTTTAGGTAAATTAAGTGCTTCAAAATTATAATAATCCTGTTCTACTTCTGGGCCTTCTGCTATGGCAAAACCCATTCTCATGAATATTTCCTTTATGCGTACAAGGGTTACAGTTAAAGGATGCTGATGCCCTACATTTACCTTTCTCCCAGGCAACGTAACATCAATCTTCTCAGAAGCCAACTTTCTTTCTAGATCAGCTTGCTTAAAGCCTTCACTTTTCGTTTGAATAATATTTTCTAATTCAGACCTAATATCATTTACAATTTGTCCAATTCTCGGACGCTCTTCGGCGCTCAACGCTCCCATTCCCTTTAAGGCACTAGTTAAGCTCCCTTTTTTCCCTAAATATTTAACCCTAAGCTCGTTTAATGCATCCATATTATCTGCCTGTGATAACTCTAGCAAAGCCAATTGCTTTAAGGATTGTAATTCTTGTTCCATGTGTACCTCCTAAAACATCATTATAGATAAAAATAAAAAGACTTCACCCCTGCAAGGGGCGAAAGCCTTACTCCCGCGGTACCACCCTAATTAGTACTCAACTTTCTTTAACGCAGAAAGGAACGTCTGGCTTACACAAAAATCATTTCTTCAGCACAGATTACTCCAGAGCGAACTTCTGTTAACCGTTTTGGAACTGTTCTCAATCTACGACAGCATCCTCCCTGTATAAACTGGCACTAACATACTCTTCTCTATCATTGTAGTTACCTTAATATAGCAACTTTATCTCACTATATATCTTCAATTCTACAGAGCAGTTAAACAATATAACACTAACAGCTCCTTATCAGCAAAATTATAGCACATTATATCCCATATTACAATAAAAGACTACTGACGCTGACGCACCGCTTCATATAAAATAACAGCTGCCGAAGCTGCAACATTTAAGGATTCTACATTCCCCAGTAAAGGAATATGTAACCTCTCTATTGCAACCTCGAGTAACTTTCTACTGACACCATTGCCCTCGTTGCCAAATACGACAGCCACAGATTGATTAAAATCAGTCCGAAAGTAAATGGTAGAATCCTCCAAAGATGTTACTAAAATACGAATATCATACTTATCCAAAGAATTTATTACTTCGTCTTGGCTGAGCCCCTCGAATATCGGTACATAGAACAAAGATCCCATACTAGCCCTTACTGCCTTAGCAGCGAAAACATCAGAACAGCCTTTTGTCAATATTACTCCTGTACAACCAGCGGCAACAGCCGTACGAATTATAGTCCCCACATTCCCAGGGTCCTGAACTTCATCAAGCACCACCAAAAGCGGTTTTTCTACATTAGCAAGACAATCAATTAACCGATACTCACGTTTTTTCATAATTGCCATGATACCTTGAGGTTGTTTTACTTCCGTTATTTTTCCATATATAGCTGCTGAAACTTCAATCATACGACAGTTCTTTGACTGCAATAATAACAACACATCGTGCACCCTTTGATCTTCTTCTGCTCCTGTTATATAAACGCACGCCTCCACTGACCAATTTGCCTGGGCAGCCTCTTCTACTAATCGAACACCCTCAATACTAAATAAACCTAACTCATCACGAAATTTCTTTTCTTTAAGTGAAGCAGCCAGTTTTATAAATCGATTCTGACTGCTAGTAATTATTTCCTTCATGCTAGTTCCTCCAAGCGTTGTATCCCTTTCATCCCTCCCACAACAACTAAAATATCACGTTCAGTAAACTTTTCACTTGGTAAGGGTGGCACAATTACTACTTCTTCTCTTTTAATAGCAACAACATTAATTTCAAATTTTGCCCGTAAATCTGTTTCAGCCAGTGTTTTGCCTACTAAAGCCTTGGGAACACGAACTTCCACAATTCCTAATTCCGGTGAAAGTTCAATATAATCCATTACATTACTCGATACTAAATTATGAGCTACACGTTGCCCCATATCCCGTTCCGGGTATACAACTCTATCAGCACCCATTTTCTCCAGCATTTTACCATGTAATGTATTTTTTGCCTTTGTAACAATATAGGGAACCCCTAATTCTTTAAGTTGTAATGTGGTTAAAATATTAGCCTGAATATCTTCCCCAATCGCAACAACAACCACATCAAAATTTCTAATACCTAGGGCTGATAATGTATCTTCATCCGTTGTGTCTGCTTGTACAACATGCGTTACTTCATCACTAAATTCTTGAACTCGTTCTTCTCTTGAGTCAATTGCTAATACTTCATAACCCATTTTATGTAAAGTAATCGCAACACTAGTACCAAAACGCCCCAATCCGATAACAGCATACTGTTTTTTGTTCTTCATAAAAATCTGCTCCTCAACCAATATTAATCTTACCCTCAGGATAATGTATTGCCCCTTTTCTACTACGTAAAGCCAAAGCTAAAACGAATGTCACAGGACCTATCCGACCTGCAAACATAGTAATAATAAGCCACAGTTTACCATGTACAGTTAATGAACTAGTGATACCTGTAGACAACCCCACCGTTCCAAACGCCGATACCACTTCAAATAATATCCTTAAAAAGGAGAATTCTTCGCTAATACTCATCATCATTGTT
Proteins encoded in this window:
- the pheT gene encoding phenylalanine--tRNA ligase subunit beta; this encodes MQAPIKWLKEYVEFSQTPEVLAEMLTMAGIPVEGISYLGKDIEKIVTGKILEVEKHPNATKLSICKLDVGTEVLVIVTGANNIAVGNIVPVALVGAKLPSGLEIKASELRGVMSYGMLCSTAELNIDSKLLSAKEKEGIYILSEDTAVGVDIKKALGMDDVVLEFELTANRADCFSVIGLAREVAVLTGSTLKKPMIHLHETAAEKSASLVKVAIEEPSLCSRFAARVLQNVKVGPSPKWLKHRLQAVGMRSINNIVDVTNYVMLEMGQPMHAYDYNLVSKHSLTVRKAQSGEKITTLDGIKRELTSDMLVIADQVQAVGIAGVMGGLATEVTNNTQNVILEAASFNGVSIRRTSKALGLRSEASGRFERGVDTVNSIRALDRAAKLLEDMGACKVCPGLVDSYPTMVLPRQVSFIPQKVNAYLGTDISKSEMLNILRSLEFAIDTHSESDKVIVNVPTWRNDVQYQPDICEEIARIYGYNKIPTTTPDGNILRGGQEYAQSIVDVIKTILTGAGLDEIISLSFTHPQVLDKLNIADDHVLHRAIRVLNPITDDFPILRTTLLGGVLETIVRNLSRKNDDIKIYELGAVYLPEELPLDSLPKEPLMLCGALVGKRSELSWSQGKDNVDFYDAKGIAEVLLAGLGISDYHVTTGEHMSLHPGKTAVFTRNSKILATVGELHPKVADEFDIHRKVYIFEVDVEAVVDCVNLLAKYEPLPKFPAIQRDVAVVLPLTISADQVREAIITSGGPLLSDVRLFDVYVGEQVADGSKSLAFSLIYRDKMRTLTDEEIDVYYKKTIDHIENSLAARIRS
- the pheS gene encoding phenylalanine--tRNA ligase subunit alpha; this encodes MEQELQSLKQLALLELSQADNMDALNELRVKYLGKKGSLTSALKGMGALSAEERPRIGQIVNDIRSELENIIQTKSEGFKQADLERKLASEKIDVTLPGRKVNVGHQHPLTVTLVRIKEIFMRMGFAIAEGPEVEQDYYNFEALNLPKDHPARDMQDSFYITEEFLMRTHTSPVQVRTMQAAVPNQPIRIIAPGKVYRRDYDATHSPMFHQVEGLVIDKNISFADLKGTLELFIHEIFGKDVGVRFRPSFFPFTEPSAEVDISCVMCSGGGCRVCSGTGWLEILGAGMVHPRVLEMSKFDPEQVSGFAFGMGVERIAMLLYGIDDLRLFYENDLRFLKQF
- a CDS encoding TrmH family RNA methyltransferase, whose protein sequence is MKEIITSSQNRFIKLAASLKEKKFRDELGLFSIEGVRLVEEAAQANWSVEACVYITGAEEDQRVHDVLLLLQSKNCRMIEVSAAIYGKITEVKQPQGIMAIMKKREYRLIDCLANVEKPLLVVLDEVQDPGNVGTIIRTAVAAGCTGVILTKGCSDVFAAKAVRASMGSLFYVPIFEGLSQDEVINSLDKYDIRILVTSLEDSTIYFRTDFNQSVAVVFGNEGNGVSRKLLEVAIERLHIPLLGNVESLNVAASAAVILYEAVRQRQ
- a CDS encoding potassium channel family protein; translation: MKNKKQYAVIGLGRFGTSVAITLHKMGYEVLAIDSREERVQEFSDEVTHVVQADTTDEDTLSALGIRNFDVVVVAIGEDIQANILTTLQLKELGVPYIVTKAKNTLHGKMLEKMGADRVVYPERDMGQRVAHNLVSSNVMDYIELSPELGIVEVRVPKALVGKTLAETDLRAKFEINVVAIKREEVVIVPPLPSEKFTERDILVVVGGMKGIQRLEELA